The sequence CGGGCCGATGTTCCGGGGACGCCGGGGTGTCCCGCTCCAGGATCCTCCCGGGCCCGGCCCGGGGGCCGACCGGGCGAGCGTGGGCCCCGGAATAAATCGGATGCCGTTGCCGAAACCCCGCCGTACGGTGGGCGAATGGGCAACGAGACGAACGGCGGGTCCGGAGGGCCGGGTGGCGGCCGACCGGGGGAGCGGGCGGACGCGGCGGACGGGATCGAGATCCGCGCGATCGGGCAGGACGAGGTGGAGGCGTGGGACCGGGCACTGGCCCTGGGCTTCCTGCGCTCGCACGTGGGCCGGGCGACCGAGTTCCGCCGCCGGCAGTGGGAGCCGGACCGGATGGTCGGTGCGGTGGACGACGGCCGGTTCGTGGCCACCTTCCGCAGCTTCGACACCGAGCTGACCGTCCCCGGCGGCGCGGTCGTCACGGCCGACGCGATCACCGCCGTCACCGTGACCGCCACCCACCGGCGGCGCGGCCTGCTCCGCCGGATGATGACCGGGGACCTCGAGGCCGCCCGGGATCGTGGCGCCGCGGTCGCGATCCTGATCGCCGCCGAGTACAACATCTACGGCCGTTACGGCTTCGGCCCTGCGACCCGGGGCCACGGCTGGAACATCGACCTGCTCCGGGCCGGCGGCCTGCGGGACGGCCTGCCGACCGTGCCCGGCGGGCGGATCGACCTCGTCGAGATGGCGGAGCTGCGCAAGATCGGTCCCGAGCTGTTCGACCGCTGGCGGGTCACCCAGGCGGGTGCGATCGCCCGCGACGAGGTGACCTGGCAGCGGGCGACCGGTGAGATCGAGGTGCCGGGCTTCGACTGGAAGGAGCCGTTCGCGGCCGTCCACCGCGCCGCCGACGGCACCCCGACCGGTCTGGCCGTCTACCGGATCGACGACAACTGGGACGGCTCCTACCCCAACTGCACGCTCACCCTCACCGACCTGTTCGCCCTCGACCGGGCCTCGGCCACCGAGCTCTGGCGGTTCGTCCTCTCGATCGACTGGGTCCGCAAGGTCGTGGTCGAGAACGTCGGTCCGGACGACCCGCTGCCGCTGCTGCTGAACGACCCGCGGGCCGCGACGCCGCACGAGGACAACGCGGACTTCATGTGGCTGCGGGTGCTCGACATCGAGGCGGCGTTCAACGCCCGGACGTACGGCGCGGCCGGCCGTACGGTGCTGGAGGTCGACGACCCGGCGGGCTACGTCGCGGGCCGCTGGGCGTTCGAGGTCGCCGCCGACGGCACCGGTCGCTGCGTCCGGACGGCCGACGAGCCCGATCTGGCGCTGGACGCCTCGGCGCTGGGCGCGATCTACCTGGGTGGCGAGACGCTGCCGAGGCTCGCCCTGGCCGGGCGGGTCACCGAGCTGCGCCCCGGTGCGGCGGCGGCCGCGGACCTGCTGTTCCGCACCCCGCTGGCGGCCTGGAACATCGACGGATTCTGATCGGGCCGCACGGTCCGGACCGGCCGGCCCGCTTTCCGCGGGCCGGCCGTTCTGCTGCGGGCGGCGATTCTGCTTCGGGGGCCCGTTCTGTCGCGTGCCGTTTTCTTCGCGCTATTTGACGGCGGTCTTCCCGATGGTGGGAAGAATGAAGTCCTGGATGAGCCCCTTGGCGTCACGGACGATCGGCCGGAACACCCGATAGCGCGAGAGGTTGATCACCCGGGCCGCCATGGGGGTGGACCGGCGGACGAATTCCCTGGTCCGCTCGGTGTCCTCGGTGCGGTCGAAGACCCAGTAGAGGACGACGACCATGAGGTGCAGCCAGAGCACGTCGGGCAGCAGCTCGACCAGTTCGGCGTCCAGCTTCGGTGCCAGGTCAGAGCCTTGAAGGACGTCGCGGAACAGGGCGACCGCGGTGGCCCGGGCCGGGTGCGACTCGTTGGAGAACGGGCTCAGGGCACTGGTGGGGTCGGCCGCCGTCCGGAAGAACTGCGCGGCGAACTCGTGGTACGGGGCCGCCGTGTCCAGCCAGGAGACCAGGGCGATTTCCAGGCGCTCGGCGAAGTCCCGGGTATCGGCCATGCGCTTTCTCGCGTCCGCCGCATGGTCGTACGTCATCCGGTCGTAGAAACCCTGAATGAGAAATTCTTTCGCCGAAAAATAGTAATAAGCATTTCCGACCGAAACGCCGGCCTCGGCGGCGATGGCGCGCATGGTGGTCTTCTCGTAACCGCGTTCCTGGAAGAGCCGCATCGCGGTCTCCAGGATCAGGGCCCGGGTCTGCTCGCTCTTGTCCGTCTTCGGCCGGGCGCGACTGCCACGTGTCTCGGCGGCCGGTGCGGCGGCCGGTGCGGCCGGCTCCGAGGGAGTGTCGTCGGGGTGCTCCGCGCCGCCGGCGGTGCCGCCGGTGCCGGTGCCGCCGGTGCCGTCGTTCGTCGCGCTCGGGCCGTTCGTCGCTGCCAGGTCGTCCACGGCCCCGAGCCTAGCCCGATCGGCCGAGTCCCAGGCGGTGTCGGCGCGGACGGCACCGGATGCCCCCTCCGCATCCGGTGCCGACACGCGCGCCGTCCTCCGTGGACTCTCGGCGAGCCTCTTCGAACGCGTTCAAAAGCATGCCATGACTTCGACCGGGGCTTGAACGCGTTCAGGCCGGATGAGAGGCTCGTTGCGTGATCACCACCATCCGCCGGGGGAACGCCCGGGACGCCGAGGACGTCGCCGCCCTGCACGCCGCCAGCTGGTGCAGCGCGTACGCCGGCATCGTCCCCGACAGCGCCCTCGGTGACGGGCTGGCGGACGAGCGGCACGAGATCTGGGAACTGCGGCTGAGTGTCGACTACGGCGCCCCGGAGGCGACCCCCGAACTGCTGATCGCCGAACAGGCGGGCACCACCGTGGGATTCGCCTACCTGGTCCCGATGCCGGACGGCCGGGTGCTGCTCGACAACCTGCACGTCCGCCCCGGGCTGACCGGCTCCGGGATCGGCGGCGAGCTGCTGGACGCCGCCCGCGCCCACGTGACCCGACAGCACCCCGGGGCCGACCTCTACCTGGAGGTGCTGCAGGCCAACACCCGCGCGATCGCCTTCTACGAGCGCGCCGGCGGCCGGCGCACCGCGGCCGGTCAGGGCGTCTTCCCCGGCGGTCACACGCTGCCCGAGTACGAGTACACCTGGTCGGCCGTCGCGCCGGCCGGTCGGTCGCGGTCGTAGACCGTCACCGGCACCCCCGTTCCGTCGGTCGGGCCCGCACCAGGGGCTCCACCGGCTCCCAGCGCCCGCCCGCTTCCGACACCGGTGCGCCCTCTCGGCTCGGGGCGGGGTGCGGACATGCGGGACCACCACCCCCTTGCCCAGGGGTGCCGCGGCATCGCCCCGGACGTACTCGACGGTGCTCGCCGCCGTCGTCATGATCGCAAGCTGGCCGGTGGCACCGACAGTGGGCCGGAAGCCGTTCCGGCCGGAGGCCGCGGCCCCGCGCCCAGGTGGCGGCGGCCCGCGAGGGCGATCAGCAGGGCGAGCGCCGCCGCTCCCGCCGGGATCCAGTACCCCGCGCCGGGCCCGGCGTGTTCGGCGAGTGCGCCCGCCAGCGCCGAGCCGGTCGATATGCCGATCATGATCCCGGACACCGCGATCGCCATCGCCTCGTTCAACTGCCGCTGGGGCAGCTGCTCCTGGATCAGCGTCATGCCGGTGACCATGGTCGGTGCGGTGCCCGTGCCGGCCGCGAACAGGGCCGCCCCGAGCAGTGCGAGTCCCGCGCCGCCCAGCCCGGCGGCGAGCGGCAGCAGCAGGAGCCCCGCCATCGCCGCCAGGCCCCGCAGGAAGCGGGCACCCGCGGAGCGGGTCGGCCGCAGGGTGCCGAACACCAGCCCCGCCGCACACGACCCGGCCGCCACCAGGGCCAGCAGTCCGCCCGCGACCGGGCGGTGCCCCAGCGCGTCCGCGTACGCGACGGTGGTCAGATCGAGCGCGCCGAAGACCATGCCGGTGCTGAGGAAGGTCAGGGCGAGCACCCGGAGCGCCGGCACCCGCAGCGGCGAGCGCGGCCCGGCCGCGGCATCGGTGGCAGCGGCGTCGGTGGCAGCGGCGTCGGGACGGTCCGCCGGCGGCGGTTCGGTCCGCCGCTGGGCCGCGAAGAGCAGCGCGCCGACGGTGCCGACCCCGCCGGCGGTGAGCATCCCGGCCTCCGGGGCGACCGTCGTGCACAGGACCATGCCGAGCACCGGTCCGGCCATGAAGCAGAGCTCGTCCAGGGCCTGTTCGAGGGAGTTGGCGAGGTGCCGGTCCTCCGGCGCGTCACGGAGCAGGTGCGCCCAGCGGGCCCGCGCCATACCGCCGAGGTTCGGCACCGCGGACCCGGCCGCCCAGCAGAGGTGGAGCGTCCAGTCGGGTGCGCCGAGGCGGACGCAGAGCAGCAGTCCGCACAGCGGCACCAGGTTGTACAGCACCGCCGGAACGGTGATCCGGGCCTGCCCGAACCGGTCGACGAGCCGGCCGATCAGCGGCATGCCGATCGCCACGGCGACCAGTCCGGCCGCGGCGACGGTGCCCGCGAGCGCGTAGGAGCCGCGACGTTCGGCGATCAGCACCACCAGCGAGACGCCGGTCATCGACATCGACAGCCGGGCGAGCAGCCCGGCCAGGGTGAAGGCGACGGTGCCGGGCCGGGTGAACAGGCGTCGGTAGGGGGCGAACACGGGACTCCGCGGGACAGAGGGGGAGGGAAGGGCTCCAGCCTCGGGCCGCCGGTGGTTCGCGGTCCAACACCTGTTCCGCCGCATCAACAACAAAGTGATGTCGGTACCGGGCGGGTGGGCTCCGACGGCAAGGATCGCCCGGCCGGGCGTTGCTAGCCTGCCGCCATGCCCCACGACCTGCATCCCCGCCTGCTGCGCGGCTTCGTCGCCACCGCCGAGACGCTGCACTTCGGCCGCGCCGCGGAGCGGCTGCACGTGGCCCAGCAGGCGCTCAGCCGTGATGTCAGGACGCTGGAGCGGCTGCTCGGCGACACCCTGTTCCTCCGTACCACCCGCAGTGTCGAACTCACCACCGCCGGGCACGGTCTGCTGCCCAAGGCCCGCCGACTGCTGGCCCTGCACGACGAGATCCTGGCCGGTGTCGCGCACCGGCCACTGCTGCTCGACCTCAACAGCGACGTCACCGGGCCGGACCTCACCAGCGACCGGCTGCTCCAACGGGCCCGCGCCGCTTGGCCGGAGGGCGAAATGCTGGCCCGCTTCCACGGCGGTCTGGCGGCCGCGGCCACCGAACTGCTCGCCCATCGGCTGGACGTGTCGTTCGGCCGCTACGCGGGACTGCCCGCCGAGGCGCGGGCCCGGCTCGCGCAGCGCCCGGTCCGGCTGGAGGCGGTCTCGGTGATGATGGCGGCCGGCCATCCGCTGGCCGGTCGGCCGGCCCTGCGGCTCGCCGAACTGGCCGGGCACCCGGTGGACATCTGCGCGGGCAATCCGGCGACCACCGAGTGGGCCGACCTCGGCCGGCGGCTGCTGGACGAGCACGGTCTGGACGCGGCGCCCCCGCGGGTCCCGCCGGTGGGGGTGGACGAGACGGCCCGCTACCTGACCCGGCACGGCGACCCGATGCTGACCACCGTCGGCGGCCCGGCACTGCCGGGCTCGGTGAACGTGCCGCTGGTCGATCCGGTCCCGCTCAGCCTGGTGAGCCTGGTGCACCGCCCGGACCTGCGGCATCCCGGACTGACCGCACTGCTGACCGCGGCGGCCGAACTCGGCGGGCGCGAGGGCTGGTTGCGCCGCCCGGCGGGCAGTTGGCTGCCGTCGCCGGACGCCGCGCTGCTGGCGGTCTAGCCGGGGCTGTCCTTCCGGCCGTCGTTCCGGTCGGAACCACCGGAGCGGGAACTGCCGGACCGGGGATCGCCGGAACAGGAATCACCGTGCCGCGACGGGTTGTTGTGGCGGTACGCGACTCCACCCCTGCCGATCGGGGGTCGGCAGGGGTGGAGTCGGGTGCGGGCGGACGGGCGGACGGCCGGGGGCCGTCGCGCGCGCCCGCACGACCGGGGGTGCGGGGCCCGCAGGCGAGGTCGGCCGGGTCAGGCCGCCTTCACGGCGGAGATGTCGAAGGTGAGCTTGACCTTCTCGCCGATCAGCACGCCGCCGGTCTCCAGCGCGGCGTTGTAGGTCAGGCCCCAGTCGGTGCGGTCCAGGACGGCCTTGCCCTCGAAGCCGACCCGGTCGGCACCGTAGGCGTCGACGGCGTGGCCGGTGAAGTCGAGGTCCAGGGTGATCGGGCGGGTGACGTCCTTGATGGTGAGCTCGCCGCTCATCCGGTAGGACTCGTCGCCCACGCGCTCGGCGGCGGTGCTGCGGAAGCGCATCTCCGGGAAGGTCTCGGCCGCGAAGAAGTCGCTGGTGCGCAGGTGCTCGTCGCGCTGGGCCTGGTTGGTGTCGATGCTCGCGACCTTGATCACCAGATCGGCGCGCGAGTCGGTCGGGGTGGTGCCGTCCAGGTGCAGCTTGCCCTCGTACTCGGTGAAGCGGCCCTTGACGTTGGTGACCATCGCGTGGCGGACGGCGAAGCCGATCTCGCTGTGGGTGGTGTCGATGGTCCAGTCGCCGGTCAGGTGTCCGAGCCCGAGGTCCTGGCCGGCCGGGTTCTCGGCGACGGCGACGGCGGTGGTCGCGGTGTCGGTGGTCTTGGTGCGGTTGAACAGGCCCATGGCTCCTCCTCGGGTTCGAAGCCATTTGTTTAGGCTTCAACTTGATGGCTCCACTGTAGACCCGACTGGTTCAAAGTTCAACCACCTGCTCCGGGAATCTCGTGGCGTGTCGGACGGGGCCCGGTTCGCGTCCCCC comes from Streptomyces sp. TLI_053 and encodes:
- a CDS encoding GNAT family N-acetyltransferase; amino-acid sequence: MGNETNGGSGGPGGGRPGERADAADGIEIRAIGQDEVEAWDRALALGFLRSHVGRATEFRRRQWEPDRMVGAVDDGRFVATFRSFDTELTVPGGAVVTADAITAVTVTATHRRRGLLRRMMTGDLEAARDRGAAVAILIAAEYNIYGRYGFGPATRGHGWNIDLLRAGGLRDGLPTVPGGRIDLVEMAELRKIGPELFDRWRVTQAGAIARDEVTWQRATGEIEVPGFDWKEPFAAVHRAADGTPTGLAVYRIDDNWDGSYPNCTLTLTDLFALDRASATELWRFVLSIDWVRKVVVENVGPDDPLPLLLNDPRAATPHEDNADFMWLRVLDIEAAFNARTYGAAGRTVLEVDDPAGYVAGRWAFEVAADGTGRCVRTADEPDLALDASALGAIYLGGETLPRLALAGRVTELRPGAAAAADLLFRTPLAAWNIDGF
- a CDS encoding TetR family transcriptional regulator, with protein sequence MDDLAATNGPSATNDGTGGTGTGGTAGGAEHPDDTPSEPAAPAAAPAAETRGSRARPKTDKSEQTRALILETAMRLFQERGYEKTTMRAIAAEAGVSVGNAYYYFSAKEFLIQGFYDRMTYDHAADARKRMADTRDFAERLEIALVSWLDTAAPYHEFAAQFFRTAADPTSALSPFSNESHPARATAVALFRDVLQGSDLAPKLDAELVELLPDVLWLHLMVVVLYWVFDRTEDTERTREFVRRSTPMAARVINLSRYRVFRPIVRDAKGLIQDFILPTIGKTAVK
- a CDS encoding GNAT family N-acetyltransferase translates to MITTIRRGNARDAEDVAALHAASWCSAYAGIVPDSALGDGLADERHEIWELRLSVDYGAPEATPELLIAEQAGTTVGFAYLVPMPDGRVLLDNLHVRPGLTGSGIGGELLDAARAHVTRQHPGADLYLEVLQANTRAIAFYERAGGRRTAAGQGVFPGGHTLPEYEYTWSAVAPAGRSRS
- a CDS encoding MFS transporter, with the translated sequence MFAPYRRLFTRPGTVAFTLAGLLARLSMSMTGVSLVVLIAERRGSYALAGTVAAAGLVAVAIGMPLIGRLVDRFGQARITVPAVLYNLVPLCGLLLCVRLGAPDWTLHLCWAAGSAVPNLGGMARARWAHLLRDAPEDRHLANSLEQALDELCFMAGPVLGMVLCTTVAPEAGMLTAGGVGTVGALLFAAQRRTEPPPADRPDAAATDAAATDAAAGPRSPLRVPALRVLALTFLSTGMVFGALDLTTVAYADALGHRPVAGGLLALVAAGSCAAGLVFGTLRPTRSAGARFLRGLAAMAGLLLLPLAAGLGGAGLALLGAALFAAGTGTAPTMVTGMTLIQEQLPQRQLNEAMAIAVSGIMIGISTGSALAGALAEHAGPGAGYWIPAGAAALALLIALAGRRHLGAGPRPPAGTASGPLSVPPASLRS
- a CDS encoding LysR family transcriptional regulator, whose product is MPHDLHPRLLRGFVATAETLHFGRAAERLHVAQQALSRDVRTLERLLGDTLFLRTTRSVELTTAGHGLLPKARRLLALHDEILAGVAHRPLLLDLNSDVTGPDLTSDRLLQRARAAWPEGEMLARFHGGLAAAATELLAHRLDVSFGRYAGLPAEARARLAQRPVRLEAVSVMMAAGHPLAGRPALRLAELAGHPVDICAGNPATTEWADLGRRLLDEHGLDAAPPRVPPVGVDETARYLTRHGDPMLTTVGGPALPGSVNVPLVDPVPLSLVSLVHRPDLRHPGLTALLTAAAELGGREGWLRRPAGSWLPSPDAALLAV
- a CDS encoding YceI family protein, producing MGLFNRTKTTDTATTAVAVAENPAGQDLGLGHLTGDWTIDTTHSEIGFAVRHAMVTNVKGRFTEYEGKLHLDGTTPTDSRADLVIKVASIDTNQAQRDEHLRTSDFFAAETFPEMRFRSTAAERVGDESYRMSGELTIKDVTRPITLDLDFTGHAVDAYGADRVGFEGKAVLDRTDWGLTYNAALETGGVLIGEKVKLTFDISAVKAA